The Sinomicrobium kalidii genome contains a region encoding:
- a CDS encoding bifunctional UDP-3-O-[3-hydroxymyristoyl] N-acetylglucosamine deacetylase/3-hydroxyacyl-ACP dehydratase produces MSSDKVVKQRTVAKEVTLQGVGLHTGHEVTMTFKPAPENHGYAFKRIDLEGTPVIEADANYVVNTQRGTNLEKKGVKIHTSEHVLAALVGLEIDNVLIELDAPEPPIMDGSSKYFVEALEKAGTVEQEVEREEYIVKDVISYMDEETGSEITVIPSDEYQITTMVDFGTKVLGTQNATLKHLSQFKKEISNARTFSFLHEIETLLEHGLIKGGDLNNAIVYVDKELSQETMEKLKVAFKKDSISVKPNGILDNLTLHYPNEAARHKLLDVIGDIALVGTRIRGKVIANKPGHFVNTQFAKKLSKIIKIEKRNKVPQFDLNKPPLMDVTDIMKKLPHRPPFLLVDKILELSDTHVVGVKNITMNEPFFVGHFPGAPVMPGVLQVEAMAQAGGILVLSTVPDPENYLTFFMKIDKVKFKQQVGPGDTLIFKLELVSPIRRGICHMQGYAYANGKLATEAEMMAQIVKVKNE; encoded by the coding sequence ATGAGTAGTGATAAAGTTGTTAAACAACGTACTGTTGCAAAAGAAGTTACACTACAGGGAGTTGGTCTTCACACAGGACATGAGGTAACCATGACCTTCAAGCCCGCCCCCGAAAATCACGGTTATGCCTTTAAACGCATAGACCTGGAAGGTACCCCTGTAATTGAAGCGGACGCCAATTATGTGGTAAACACCCAGAGAGGCACCAACCTTGAAAAAAAAGGCGTTAAGATTCACACTTCAGAACACGTACTCGCTGCCCTGGTGGGATTGGAAATAGATAATGTTTTAATAGAACTGGACGCTCCGGAGCCCCCCATAATGGACGGCTCTTCCAAGTATTTTGTGGAGGCCCTGGAAAAAGCGGGCACTGTGGAACAGGAAGTCGAAAGAGAAGAGTACATCGTTAAGGATGTAATCTCCTACATGGACGAAGAAACCGGGAGTGAGATCACGGTTATTCCATCTGATGAATACCAGATAACCACTATGGTCGACTTCGGCACCAAGGTCCTGGGAACACAAAATGCCACGCTGAAGCACCTGTCGCAATTCAAAAAGGAAATATCCAATGCCAGGACCTTCAGTTTTCTCCATGAAATAGAAACCCTTCTGGAGCACGGCCTCATAAAGGGAGGTGACCTGAACAATGCCATTGTTTATGTAGACAAGGAACTCTCTCAGGAAACGATGGAAAAACTCAAAGTAGCCTTTAAAAAGGATTCCATCTCCGTAAAGCCAAACGGCATCCTGGACAACCTTACCCTCCACTATCCCAACGAAGCGGCTCGACACAAATTACTGGACGTTATAGGAGATATCGCCCTGGTGGGTACGCGTATCCGCGGTAAGGTCATTGCCAATAAACCCGGGCATTTCGTAAATACCCAGTTTGCCAAAAAGCTGTCCAAGATCATCAAGATCGAAAAAAGAAATAAAGTACCGCAGTTTGACCTGAACAAACCGCCCTTGATGGACGTAACGGACATCATGAAAAAACTGCCGCACCGCCCGCCGTTTTTGCTGGTGGATAAAATACTCGAACTCTCGGATACACATGTTGTGGGCGTAAAGAACATTACAATGAACGAACCTTTCTTCGTGGGACACTTCCCCGGGGCTCCCGTAATGCCGGGTGTGCTGCAGGTGGAAGCAATGGCCCAGGCAGGAGGTATACTCGTATTAAGTACGGTTCCCGATCCGGAAAATTACCTTACTTTTTTTATGAAAATAGACAAGGTGAAATTCAAACAACAGGTGGGGCCGGGCGATACACTGATATTTAAACTGGAATTGGTATCTCCCATTCGAAGAGGTATCTGTCATATGCAGGGATATGCCTATGCCAACGGTAAACTGGCCACAGAAGCCGAAATGATGGCACAGATAGTAAAAGTTAAAAATGAATAA
- the lpxD gene encoding UDP-3-O-(3-hydroxymyristoyl)glucosamine N-acyltransferase, with the protein MKFTASQIAGILEGDIIGDPDVEVSKLAKIEEGTEGDLTFLANPKYKPHIYTTRASITIVNKEFEAETGLSTTLIKVEDAYKAFSRLLEYYNQVKMNKTGIEQPSHISDSARYGENIYLGAFSYIGDHVRIGDNCKIYPNAYIGDNVSIGDNVTIFAGAKVYSETVIGNHCVIHGGVVIGADGFGFTPEENGQYKKVPQTGNVILEDYVDIGAGTTIDRATLGSTIIRKGVKLDNQIQVAHNVEIGENTVIAAQTGIAGSTKIGKNCMIGGQVGIVGHLTIGDRVKIQAQSGISRNVQDDEALQGSPAFNLGDFNKSYVHFKNLPKLAQTIHQLDKKRNDNE; encoded by the coding sequence ATGAAATTTACAGCAAGTCAAATAGCAGGCATCCTGGAAGGGGACATTATCGGTGACCCCGATGTGGAAGTCTCCAAGCTGGCCAAGATAGAAGAAGGTACGGAAGGTGACCTTACTTTCCTGGCTAACCCCAAATACAAGCCTCACATTTATACCACCAGGGCTTCCATTACTATTGTAAACAAAGAATTTGAAGCCGAGACCGGGCTTTCCACTACCCTCATCAAGGTAGAAGACGCCTACAAAGCATTTTCCAGGTTACTGGAATATTACAATCAGGTGAAGATGAACAAGACGGGAATAGAGCAGCCGTCCCATATTTCCGATTCTGCCCGCTACGGTGAAAACATCTACCTCGGGGCCTTTTCTTATATAGGAGATCACGTCCGGATTGGGGATAATTGTAAAATCTATCCCAATGCCTATATAGGAGACAATGTTTCCATAGGCGACAATGTGACCATATTTGCAGGTGCCAAGGTCTATTCGGAGACCGTAATTGGCAACCATTGTGTTATCCACGGCGGGGTGGTAATAGGAGCCGACGGCTTTGGTTTTACCCCGGAAGAGAACGGCCAGTACAAAAAAGTCCCCCAAACAGGCAATGTTATCCTGGAGGATTATGTGGATATCGGTGCCGGTACCACCATAGACCGGGCCACGCTGGGTTCTACCATTATAAGAAAAGGGGTGAAACTGGACAACCAGATACAGGTAGCCCACAATGTGGAAATAGGAGAAAATACCGTGATCGCAGCACAGACCGGTATCGCCGGTTCTACCAAAATCGGGAAAAATTGCATGATAGGCGGACAGGTGGGGATCGTAGGGCATTTGACCATAGGCGACCGCGTAAAGATACAGGCACAGTCCGGAATATCAAGAAATGTCCAGGACGACGAGGCATTGCAGGGGTCTCCGGCATTTAATCTCGGTGACTTCAACAAATCTTACGTACATTTTAAAAATCTGCCCAAATTAGCACAAACCATTCACCAATTAGATAAAAAACGGAACGATAATGAGTAG
- a CDS encoding HD domain-containing protein yields MKRTNKLKIFNDPIYGFITIPNTLIFDLIEHKYFQRLRRISQMGLSYLVYPGAHHTRFHHALGCMHLMQKAVQTLRFKKVEISEEEEEALLIAILLHDIGHGPFSHAMEHSIVNGVSHERISLLFMEELNRIFNGSLTLAIKMFRGEYHRKFMHQLISSQFDIDRTDYLKRDSFYTGVAEGNINSERLITMLNVVDNELAIEEKGIYSVEKFLVARRLMYWQAYLHKTGLSAEQLLIRVLKRAKELVSEGADLSASSALEYFLRNKVEIQDFNADVLDIFSRLDDYDIISAMKEWQFHEDFVLSRLCTMLLNRDLLKIKFRKKPFSDKKLKKHTDLFIEKYGVPAETARYFVFTGEVENLAYSMEKENIHILMKTGKKSDVVKASDLLNIKALSKLVTKYYICYPKQGQNV; encoded by the coding sequence ATGAAACGTACTAATAAACTCAAAATATTTAACGATCCAATTTACGGATTTATTACCATACCCAATACGCTTATTTTTGATCTTATAGAGCACAAATACTTTCAACGGCTTCGCAGAATCTCGCAAATGGGATTGTCTTACCTGGTCTACCCCGGGGCTCACCACACGAGGTTCCACCACGCGCTGGGGTGCATGCACCTTATGCAAAAAGCCGTACAAACCCTTCGTTTTAAGAAGGTTGAGATCTCCGAAGAAGAAGAGGAAGCGTTACTCATTGCCATCCTGCTTCACGATATCGGCCACGGACCTTTCTCACATGCCATGGAACACAGCATCGTAAACGGGGTCAGCCACGAGCGGATATCCCTGCTTTTTATGGAAGAGCTGAACCGTATTTTTAACGGAAGTTTAACGCTTGCCATTAAAATGTTCCGCGGGGAATACCACCGGAAATTCATGCACCAGCTTATTTCGAGCCAGTTCGATATTGACCGTACCGACTATCTGAAAAGAGACAGTTTCTACACCGGGGTGGCAGAAGGGAATATCAATTCCGAACGGCTGATCACCATGCTCAACGTGGTAGACAACGAATTGGCTATTGAGGAGAAAGGCATTTATTCCGTAGAAAAATTTCTGGTAGCGCGGCGGTTGATGTACTGGCAGGCATACCTGCACAAAACGGGGCTGTCCGCAGAACAACTTCTTATCCGCGTACTGAAACGGGCAAAGGAACTCGTTTCGGAAGGGGCCGACCTGAGCGCGAGCAGCGCCCTGGAATATTTTTTGAGGAACAAGGTGGAAATCCAGGATTTCAATGCTGATGTCCTCGACATTTTTTCCAGGCTGGACGACTACGATATTATATCGGCCATGAAGGAATGGCAGTTCCACGAGGATTTTGTACTTTCCCGCTTGTGCACCATGTTACTGAACCGCGACCTTTTGAAAATAAAGTTCAGGAAAAAACCCTTTTCGGATAAAAAATTAAAAAAACACACCGATCTTTTTATCGAAAAATACGGGGTCCCGGCAGAAACGGCACGGTATTTCGTATTTACGGGAGAAGTGGAAAACCTCGCGTACAGCATGGAAAAGGAAAATATTCATATTCTGATGAAAACAGGAAAGAAATCTGACGTAGTAAAGGCTTCGGACCTGCTCAATATAAAAGCACTGTCCAAACTGGTGACCAAATACTATATCTGCTATCCGAAACAAGGGCAAAACGTATAG
- the lpxA gene encoding acyl-ACP--UDP-N-acetylglucosamine O-acyltransferase, with translation MNQPLAYVHPGAKIAKNVVIEPFTTIHNNVIIGEGTWIGSNVTIMEGARIGKNCNIFPGAVIAATPQDLKFQGEETIAEIRDNTTIRECVTINRGTVDRMKTVIGENCLIMAYSHIAHDCIIGNNCIFSNNSTLAGHITVGDYVVLAGMTAVHQFCSIGNHAFVTGGSLVRKDVPPYVKGAREPLSYVGINSVGLRRRGFSADKIREIQNIYRILYQRNYNNTQAIEIIEAEMEATPERDEILQFIRDSQRGIMKGYFNAG, from the coding sequence ATGAATCAACCTTTAGCATATGTACATCCCGGTGCCAAGATAGCCAAAAATGTGGTTATCGAACCCTTTACCACTATCCACAATAATGTGATTATAGGCGAAGGCACCTGGATAGGCTCCAATGTAACCATTATGGAAGGGGCACGAATAGGAAAAAATTGTAACATTTTTCCCGGGGCAGTTATTGCTGCTACTCCGCAGGATCTGAAATTCCAGGGAGAAGAAACCATTGCCGAGATACGTGACAATACAACCATCCGGGAATGTGTGACCATCAACCGCGGCACTGTGGACAGGATGAAGACCGTGATAGGTGAAAACTGCCTTATCATGGCCTACAGTCACATCGCGCACGACTGCATTATCGGCAATAATTGTATTTTTTCCAATAACAGCACACTGGCAGGCCATATTACCGTAGGTGATTATGTGGTATTGGCCGGGATGACAGCAGTACATCAGTTCTGTTCCATAGGAAATCACGCTTTTGTTACCGGGGGATCACTGGTGCGAAAAGATGTTCCGCCCTATGTCAAGGGAGCACGCGAACCCCTGTCGTATGTAGGGATAAATTCCGTCGGACTGCGGCGAAGGGGCTTCTCTGCCGATAAAATCCGGGAAATACAAAACATCTACAGGATACTCTACCAGAGAAACTACAACAATACCCAGGCCATCGAGATCATCGAAGCGGAGATGGAAGCCACTCCCGAAAGGGACGAAATACTCCAGTTCATAAGAGACTCCCAGAGAGGAATCATGAAAGGGTATTTCAATGCCGGATAA